The sequence below is a genomic window from Bosea sp. F3-2.
GTCGACGAGGTTGGCGAGCGCGGCCCGGACCGTGGGCTCATTGGCGTCGATCATCGCGTGCAGATCGCCTTCCTCCTCCAGTGCGACATCCACGCCATGGCTCAGGACGAGCGGAGCAAGCTCGGCCAGCACGGAGCGAGCGAGCGCGTTGAGCTGCAGCGGCTCGAAGGGCAGCTCGGTCGCATGCAGGCGCGCGAGCTGCAGCATCGAGGAGACGATGGTGGTCAGCCGGCTCAGATCCGTGGTCAGCTTCAGGCGCGTCGGCTCGTCCGGAAGTGCGTCGACCCGGCTGCGCATCACCGCGAGCGGTGTGCGCAGCTCATGCGCGACATTGTTCATGAAGCGCCGCTGCACCTCCATATTGCCGGCAATCTGGTCGAGCGCCGAATTGAGGGCCGTGGTCAGCGGCATGAGCTCGACCGGGGTTTCCTCGGTTGGCAGCAATCCACGTGGCGCGCGCGGATCGATGCGGGCTGCCGCTTCGGCGGCGCTGCGCAGCCTTGCGCTGATATAGGAGACCGACATCGCGATCGCGGCTGCGATCATGATGCCGAAGACCACCGAGATCGCGAGTGCCGGACCGGCGATCGCACGCAGGAAATAGCCGAGGATCAGGTCCCAGCCCGGCACGCCGCCGCCGGTTGCGACAATGACGCGGCTGCCATCCTTCTCGATCACGTCGAAGGCGAGCGCATTGTCGCCGCCGACACGCATCTGCGCGGCGATGGTCGGGCCGTCGAGCCGGATGTCGATGGGCAACCCCGGACGCAACTCTGGCGCATACTCGACGACGGAACGTCCATCGGAGACGAGATACCAGAGACGGGGGCTGGCGCGCTCGATCTGCACGAGCCCCGCGGTCTTCTCGACCTGCAGCCCGCTGCCCGTCGATGGCCGTACGCTTTGCTGGATGATTTGTGAGGTAACGTCGTTGCGTAGAGCGCCGGGGTCTTCGGTGATGAAGGTGAAGGCCAGAACGGCGGCGATGAAGGCCGCGAACAGGACGATGCCCAGCAAGCCCAGGCGGATCGTGAGGGCGCGCGACAGCGAGGTCACCAGAGGCCTCCGCTGTCACGAAGGTCCGGAGTGCCGGAATTCACCGGCGACGGCCGCAGGGAAATCGGTTCAATGTTGCGGGTCGTCACGGAGCCTCTGTGCGGGTATGGCTTGTCGGACAGGGCGCGCCGCCCTGCCTCGCTCTGCATGGACCGTAATAGCGTTGCCGTTCAACTCTTCCATGGATCTGCCGGCCTGATGCCTGTGTTGCGCACCGTGGCAAGAGCATTTCCACGTTTCTTCGAACCGCGGAAATGCTCTAGGTCTTTGTTTGATCGCATTTTCTTCACGCGAACCGGCATCCACTTCGCTCGAAAATGCTCCAGGGGGAGCCGTCCGGTCTGGGCGCTGGCGGCGCTGCTCGCGGTCGTGCCGATTGGAACGACGGCGTTGGCGCAGGGCAAGCCGCCGGCGAAGGAACAGATCCGGCCGGGCCAGCTGCCGACGACATCGCGCAACGATATTCTGCGATTGGTCGAGGGGGTATTCGATACCGCGTCGAAGACGGTCAGCCTTCCGATCGAACGCGCGTTCGCCCTGTTCGGTGAGCCCAATGCCTATATCGTCGGTGGTGAGCTGAGCGGCTCCTTCGTTGTCGGCGGGCGGCACGGCAGCGGCGAGTTGCGGTTTGCGGACGGCCCTCCCGAGCCGGTGATCTGGTCGGCGCTGTCGGTCGGCATAGGCCTCGGCGCCGATTACGGCCGGGTGATCATGCTGGTCTACGGGCTTGACCGGCGGGAGGACGTGTTCGGGGACTATGCCAGCCTCGGCGGCAGCGCCCATTTCCTGGCGGGCGCCAATGCGACGATCCTGGCCTCGCCGCGCGCGCGGATCGTCCTCATCTCGTCGGGCCTCGGCCTGCGCTTCTCGGGCGATCTCAGCCGCATCCGCATTGAGCCGGCGGGCGAGCCGGAGATCCTGCGCCCGCCCGCAAATATCTGCGGCAATCCTGCCGATTGTCCGCCGCCGGGGCGCCCCTGACGGGATGGAGGAAGGCCACGCTTAGAACGTTTTCCGATCGGGTTGGATCGCAGAGCCGTCATTGCGAGGAGCGAAGCGACGAAGCAATCCAGGAGCG
It includes:
- a CDS encoding HAMP domain-containing sensor histidine kinase codes for the protein MTSLSRALTIRLGLLGIVLFAAFIAAVLAFTFITEDPGALRNDVTSQIIQQSVRPSTGSGLQVEKTAGLVQIERASPRLWYLVSDGRSVVEYAPELRPGLPIDIRLDGPTIAAQMRVGGDNALAFDVIEKDGSRVIVATGGGVPGWDLILGYFLRAIAGPALAISVVFGIMIAAAIAMSVSYISARLRSAAEAAARIDPRAPRGLLPTEETPVELMPLTTALNSALDQIAGNMEVQRRFMNNVAHELRTPLAVMRSRVDALPDEPTRLKLTTDLSRLTTIVSSMLQLARLHATELPFEPLQLNALARSVLAELAPLVLSHGVDVALEEEGDLHAMIDANEPTVRAALANLVDNALRHAKARSIILVRVLDGAVLEVIDDGVGIAATKRNQAMEPFNRMSPSSTGAGLGLTIVRDIMAAHGGSIAILGNEGGGTTVRLAFPPDGTSRD
- a CDS encoding EipA family protein, encoding MPEFTGDGRREIGSMLRVVTEPLCGYGLSDRARRPASLCMDRNSVAVQLFHGSAGLMPVLRTVARAFPRFFEPRKCSRSLFDRIFFTRTGIHFARKCSRGSRPVWALAALLAVVPIGTTALAQGKPPAKEQIRPGQLPTTSRNDILRLVEGVFDTASKTVSLPIERAFALFGEPNAYIVGGELSGSFVVGGRHGSGELRFADGPPEPVIWSALSVGIGLGADYGRVIMLVYGLDRREDVFGDYASLGGSAHFLAGANATILASPRARIVLISSGLGLRFSGDLSRIRIEPAGEPEILRPPANICGNPADCPPPGRP